The following are encoded together in the Ketobacter sp. MCCC 1A13808 genome:
- a CDS encoding lytic murein transglycosylase, whose protein sequence is MTLIKKMNIATALALLSFSVTPLYAEEAPAPVAADVEAEFKRCVPRLQQRARAEKIADDVVEKQLGAVQYVARVIELDRRQPEFSETFYNYLTLRVNDQRISQGRELLKKHYDLLLKLTHQYGVPPQYIVSFWGLETNFGTYLGKMNVLDSLATLACDPRRSEFFTKELMEALRLVETGVADHDTMLGSWAGAMGNMQFMPSAYRRFAVDGDGDGKADLWNSLPDAFTSAANFLQHLGWEKEVRWGREIRLPEKFDYALAGRDVTKPLKEWSRMGITDVTGNALPELDLKSSVIIPAGHNGPSFMVYDNFHVIMDWNRSEFYAIAVGRLADRINGAGALKVPPPQTERMNRDDVRWIQEALNSLGYDTGEPDGIFGSRTKRALRDFQKSKNMVADGFPSEDVIARLKAGITS, encoded by the coding sequence ATGACATTGATAAAAAAAATGAATATAGCAACGGCTTTGGCTCTGCTGAGCTTTTCAGTGACGCCGCTGTATGCTGAAGAAGCGCCTGCTCCGGTGGCTGCGGATGTAGAGGCGGAATTCAAGCGTTGCGTCCCCCGTTTGCAGCAACGGGCCCGAGCAGAAAAGATTGCCGACGATGTGGTCGAAAAGCAATTGGGCGCGGTGCAGTATGTAGCACGGGTGATTGAACTGGACCGCAGGCAGCCGGAATTCAGTGAAACGTTTTATAACTATCTTACGTTACGGGTTAATGATCAGCGCATCTCCCAGGGGCGGGAGCTACTGAAAAAGCATTATGACCTACTGCTGAAACTGACTCATCAGTATGGCGTTCCGCCGCAATATATTGTGTCATTCTGGGGGCTTGAAACGAATTTCGGTACCTATTTGGGCAAGATGAATGTATTGGATTCGCTGGCCACCCTGGCCTGCGATCCGCGTCGAAGTGAATTTTTTACCAAAGAATTAATGGAAGCATTACGCTTGGTGGAAACCGGTGTTGCGGATCACGACACCATGTTGGGTTCCTGGGCCGGAGCGATGGGCAATATGCAATTTATGCCCAGCGCCTACCGCCGCTTTGCCGTCGATGGTGATGGCGATGGCAAGGCGGATTTGTGGAACAGTTTGCCGGACGCGTTTACCTCTGCAGCCAATTTCCTGCAACATCTTGGTTGGGAAAAAGAAGTACGCTGGGGGCGTGAAATACGCTTGCCGGAAAAATTCGATTACGCTCTGGCAGGCCGGGATGTGACCAAACCGTTAAAAGAATGGTCGCGAATGGGCATCACCGATGTGACAGGAAATGCGTTGCCGGAACTGGATTTGAAATCTTCCGTTATTATTCCAGCGGGGCACAACGGCCCCAGCTTTATGGTTTACGATAACTTTCATGTGATTATGGATTGGAACCGCTCTGAATTTTATGCCATTGCTGTGGGTCGATTGGCAGACCGGATCAATGGCGCAGGCGCGTTAAAAGTGCCACCACCGCAAACCGAACGGATGAATCGGGATGATGTGCGCTGGATTCAGGAAGCACTCAACAGTCTGGGGTATGACACGGGTGAGCCCGATGGTATTTTCGGGAGCCGTACCAAGCGCGCGTTGCGGGATTTCCAGAAGAGTAAAAATATGGTGGCGGACGGTTTCCCCAGTGAAGATGTGATTGCCCGGTTGAAAGCAGGAATAACCTCATGA
- a CDS encoding M23 family metallopeptidase, giving the protein MMQRLVIGFFALLWMPLNVSAETRTFGDIVIKGQFEPGGMLIGSAPPGSTVKFGERSLALSAEGEFVLGFGRDDKLEQSLKIVTSDGKVTPINLQLKAREYDIQRIEGVPARTVNPDTSSLPRIREEGSQVSRARYTDSDLRGYLQGFIWPVKGPVTGVYGSQRVFNGEPRRPHFGVDIAAAEGTEIQAPADGVVTLAHPDMFFSGATMVIDHGRGISTSYLHMSKMLVKGGDSVKQGQTIGLVGATGRATGPHLCWRLNWYQTKLDPQLVVPQQ; this is encoded by the coding sequence ATGATGCAGCGTCTTGTCATTGGCTTTTTCGCATTGCTGTGGATGCCGCTCAACGTCAGCGCAGAGACCCGTACCTTTGGCGATATCGTGATTAAAGGGCAGTTCGAGCCAGGAGGTATGTTGATCGGGAGTGCGCCACCGGGCAGTACCGTGAAGTTTGGCGAGCGCTCGTTAGCCCTCTCTGCCGAAGGCGAGTTCGTGTTGGGGTTCGGACGAGACGATAAGCTGGAACAATCCCTGAAAATCGTCACTTCCGATGGCAAAGTCACGCCGATCAACCTGCAATTGAAAGCCCGGGAATACGATATTCAACGTATAGAAGGCGTGCCGGCGCGCACAGTCAACCCGGACACCAGTTCATTGCCGCGCATCCGCGAAGAGGGCAGTCAAGTAAGCCGGGCCCGCTACACCGATAGCGATCTTCGCGGGTATCTTCAAGGATTTATCTGGCCGGTAAAAGGTCCGGTTACCGGTGTTTATGGCAGTCAGCGGGTTTTTAACGGCGAACCCCGTCGCCCCCATTTCGGTGTCGATATCGCCGCTGCGGAAGGCACTGAAATCCAGGCCCCGGCTGACGGCGTGGTGACATTGGCGCACCCGGATATGTTTTTTTCCGGGGCGACCATGGTGATTGATCACGGCCGCGGCATCAGCACCAGCTACCTGCATATGAGCAAAATGCTGGTGAAGGGCGGTGACTCCGTAAAACAGGGCCAGACGATCGGATTGGTGGGGGCGACGGGGCGGGCCACCGGCCCGCACCTATGTTGGCGCCTGAACTGGTATCAGACAAAACTGGACCCTCAGCTGGTGGTGCCACAGCAATAG
- a CDS encoding M61 family metallopeptidase: MQNNEISPIHYSITPSDPYAHVFDLRIHIPAPLASGQLLRLPAWIPGSYMIRDFARNIIAVQARSGDQNVALGKIDKDTWALGACTGAVDIEYQVYAWDMSVRAAHLDQTHAYFNGTSVFLQVVGQSDTPCRLDINNANIEEARHWRVATSLTSAGADAYQFGTYQAENYDELIDHPVEIGDFDCVTFEARGVPHDFVVTGKHSADLPRIAQDLTTICEHQIRQFGEPAPFERYVFMTWAVGNGYGGLEHRASTSLICNRDDLAGRNESGKVSEGYKTFLGLCSHEYFHSWNVKRIRPDIPYDLSKENHTPLLWAFEGITSYYDDLILMRTGLISRQEYLELVAKTITRLLRNPGRFKQTTAQSSFDAWTKFYKQDENAANAIVSYYTKGAVIALALDLNLRHESNNKLNLDQVMSLLWQRHGQTGVAVAEFDIQNLCLELCRNNDVPQPAQQRLQQFFEDAVYGTTDMDFSALFAPFGIAFKLRQAGSMSDAGGNDKSVDDNRVDLGVLVTADAAGSKVTRALDNSSAQCAGISAGDVLIAVDGLRVENGNLEKLLSRFQPGDQLTLHGFRRDELMTFEVTLKAPLADTVYLAIEDESKLARWL, from the coding sequence ATGCAAAACAATGAGATAAGCCCGATACACTACAGCATCACCCCGTCCGACCCCTACGCCCATGTATTTGATTTGCGTATTCATATACCCGCGCCACTGGCCAGTGGCCAGTTGCTGCGGCTGCCAGCCTGGATACCGGGCAGCTATATGATCCGGGATTTCGCCAGGAATATCATTGCTGTTCAGGCCCGCAGTGGCGATCAGAACGTCGCACTCGGCAAAATCGATAAGGATACGTGGGCGCTAGGCGCCTGCACCGGCGCGGTCGACATTGAGTATCAGGTTTACGCCTGGGACATGTCGGTAAGAGCCGCCCACCTGGATCAGACTCATGCCTATTTCAACGGCACCAGCGTGTTTCTACAAGTCGTCGGTCAATCGGACACACCCTGCCGACTGGACATTAATAATGCCAATATTGAAGAGGCGCGGCACTGGCGTGTGGCCACCTCGTTAACCAGCGCAGGCGCAGATGCCTATCAATTCGGCACCTACCAGGCTGAAAATTATGACGAGCTGATTGATCACCCGGTCGAGATCGGGGATTTTGATTGTGTGACATTTGAAGCCCGCGGTGTGCCCCATGACTTTGTCGTCACCGGAAAACACAGCGCAGACCTGCCACGCATTGCCCAAGACCTGACAACAATCTGTGAACACCAGATTCGACAATTCGGTGAACCGGCTCCGTTCGAACGTTATGTGTTTATGACCTGGGCCGTAGGCAATGGCTACGGGGGATTGGAACATCGGGCTTCCACCAGTTTGATCTGTAACCGGGATGACCTTGCCGGCCGCAACGAATCCGGCAAAGTCAGCGAAGGCTATAAGACCTTTCTGGGATTGTGTAGCCATGAATACTTTCATAGCTGGAACGTGAAGCGCATCCGACCGGATATTCCTTATGATCTGAGCAAAGAAAACCACACCCCGTTGCTATGGGCTTTTGAAGGGATTACGTCTTACTACGATGATTTGATATTAATGCGCACCGGCTTGATTTCCCGCCAGGAATACCTGGAACTGGTGGCTAAAACGATCACCCGCCTGCTACGCAATCCGGGCCGCTTCAAACAAACCACCGCACAATCCAGTTTTGATGCCTGGACCAAATTTTACAAACAGGATGAAAACGCCGCTAACGCCATCGTCAGTTACTACACCAAAGGGGCGGTCATTGCCTTGGCTCTGGATCTGAACCTGCGCCACGAAAGCAACAATAAACTTAACCTGGATCAGGTGATGTCACTGTTGTGGCAGCGCCACGGGCAAACCGGCGTGGCGGTTGCAGAATTCGATATTCAGAATCTGTGTCTTGAGTTGTGCAGGAATAACGACGTCCCGCAACCGGCGCAACAACGCTTACAGCAGTTCTTTGAGGACGCAGTTTACGGCACCACTGACATGGATTTTAGCGCCCTCTTTGCGCCGTTCGGAATCGCCTTTAAACTTCGCCAAGCCGGCTCCATGAGTGATGCTGGCGGCAACGACAAAAGTGTCGACGATAATCGGGTTGACCTCGGCGTTCTGGTGACAGCGGATGCCGCTGGCAGTAAGGTGACCCGTGCGCTGGACAACAGCAGCGCCCAGTGCGCCGGCATTTCTGCCGGAGACGTGTTAATCGCGGTGGACGGACTGCGTGTAGAAAACGGCAACCTGGAGAAATTATTGAGCCGCTTTCAGCCTGGAGATCAGCTCACCCTGCACGGCTTCCGCCGGGATGAACTGATGACGTTTGAAGTCACCCTGAAAGCCCCGCTCGCCGATACCGTGTACCTGGCCATCGAAGACGAAAGCAAACTGGCGCGGTGGTTGTAA
- a CDS encoding diguanylate cyclase encodes MSPIPVTLLLKPLTLLLCLIHVLWPLTAAAADASAEQSLPATIHVGSPGLLELQPVHARYHLELAPLSAQQVFDLAAGEWAAPEKATINIGPQKHAAWFRFHIKNELNTDVDRLLELRWPHLRDIDFYQRRASGEVIHLKVGLSVNGFEHYMNNTSYLFPLPLAAGESSDVLIRVHGNSYLFLPLFIWDRDLFIADHGNQLMWYCLAFGALLAMMLYNASLYVFTRDRSYYFYSLYALSILIYEISATGIGNRYLWGWSEWARLNVFVLSINMSFLCGSLFARYFLGLEQYGGWCKWLNSITVAFWAGSGLLVLLGVTEVYGLAESMSLFTCFAALITSMYLWKKGNVSARYFTIAWTALIVFTMGTVMMLNGSMPYNAFTQYGQIIGFVLEMLLLSFALAERINRERKQREEAQQVALQLQTEISDEREDRVQAQQQLLELQKQTNKELECRVSERTDELEKAMSELEAANSELEKLSVTDPLTTLSNRRYFDEVLERELQRSQRTQKPLALVMVDLDHFKQINDNYGHLAGDDCLRLVAATLKKLVTRGTDLIARYGGEEFVVILADTTEDDAYRVAERIRSEIIKIHLIYGGSRIPMSASLGVAGVAMGRVMTPGQLIGAADDALYQAKNSGRNRSVVAKTNVS; translated from the coding sequence GTGTCCCCCATTCCAGTGACGTTGTTGTTAAAGCCCCTTACATTGCTGCTATGCCTGATACACGTCTTGTGGCCGCTAACTGCAGCGGCCGCCGATGCCAGCGCGGAGCAATCCCTGCCTGCTACTATCCACGTCGGCAGCCCGGGCTTGCTGGAGCTGCAGCCCGTACACGCCCGGTATCACCTTGAATTAGCACCGTTGTCGGCACAGCAGGTGTTCGATCTTGCGGCTGGGGAATGGGCCGCTCCCGAAAAAGCGACCATTAACATCGGCCCGCAAAAACATGCTGCCTGGTTTCGTTTTCATATAAAAAACGAACTCAACACAGACGTGGACCGTCTCCTGGAGCTGCGCTGGCCGCACCTTCGCGATATTGATTTTTATCAACGCCGGGCAAGTGGCGAAGTTATTCATCTCAAAGTGGGGCTTTCGGTCAATGGTTTTGAACATTATATGAATAACACCAGTTACCTTTTTCCGCTGCCACTGGCGGCAGGGGAATCGTCTGATGTTCTGATTCGCGTTCATGGTAATTCGTATTTGTTCTTGCCGTTGTTTATCTGGGATCGCGATCTGTTTATTGCGGATCACGGTAATCAATTGATGTGGTATTGCCTGGCATTTGGTGCGTTGCTGGCAATGATGTTGTATAACGCCTCGCTTTATGTGTTCACCCGTGACCGCAGTTATTACTTCTATTCGTTATATGCGTTGTCGATTCTAATTTACGAAATCTCCGCGACCGGCATCGGTAACCGTTATCTATGGGGCTGGTCGGAATGGGCTCGGCTCAACGTGTTCGTTCTCAGCATAAATATGAGCTTTTTGTGTGGCAGCCTGTTTGCCCGCTACTTTTTGGGCCTGGAGCAGTATGGAGGCTGGTGCAAATGGTTGAATAGCATAACCGTCGCGTTTTGGGCCGGCTCCGGTTTGCTAGTCCTTTTGGGGGTGACCGAAGTCTATGGGCTGGCTGAATCCATGTCGTTGTTCACCTGCTTTGCCGCGCTCATTACCAGTATGTATCTGTGGAAAAAAGGCAATGTTTCGGCGCGCTACTTTACCATCGCCTGGACTGCCTTGATTGTCTTTACCATGGGGACGGTAATGATGCTGAACGGCAGTATGCCCTATAACGCGTTCACTCAATACGGGCAGATTATCGGTTTTGTTTTGGAAATGTTGTTGTTGTCATTCGCGTTGGCTGAACGTATTAACCGAGAGCGTAAACAGCGTGAAGAAGCTCAGCAGGTCGCGCTGCAGTTGCAAACTGAAATCAGTGATGAACGTGAAGATCGGGTACAGGCTCAGCAACAACTTTTGGAGCTGCAAAAGCAAACCAATAAAGAACTGGAATGCCGCGTATCAGAACGCACCGATGAGCTGGAAAAAGCGATGTCCGAACTGGAAGCCGCCAATAGCGAACTTGAAAAGCTCAGTGTGACGGATCCGTTAACCACATTAAGCAACCGGCGCTATTTTGACGAGGTGCTCGAGCGTGAGCTGCAGCGCTCTCAACGCACACAGAAGCCATTGGCTTTGGTGATGGTCGATCTCGATCACTTTAAACAAATTAACGATAATTACGGGCACCTGGCCGGCGATGATTGCCTGCGTTTGGTGGCAGCGACATTGAAAAAACTGGTGACCCGGGGCACGGATCTGATTGCCCGATACGGCGGTGAAGAATTTGTTGTCATCCTGGCCGACACCACGGAAGACGATGCCTATCGGGTGGCAGAACGCATCCGTAGTGAAATCATTAAGATACATTTAATCTACGGTGGAAGCCGTATTCCCATGAGCGCCAGTCTGGGTGTGGCGGGGGTCGCAATGGGACGCGTAATGACACCGGGGCAATTGATCGGGGCGGCGGATGACGCGCTCTATCAAGCCAAAAACAGTGGCCGGAATCGTTCTGTTGTAGCGAAAACCAATGTGTCGTGA
- a CDS encoding oxygenase MpaB family protein: MRRLSATGDALADAVAMRIDRRRPSRMMDEVHYLAKTEIGVYQELIDHLWSIPDWVDWQLIDRAQKLQNVFNHARTLAILTGSLIEGYCQNRASVALVTSGHLNQEVVRRVYETNQLIHSTTQAGCLQPGASGHRALAEIRLSNALMRKSLVTRDWYGRHKSPPLSQLDMAYDILEFSHIAKIGMQRLGIEFDAHDQQAIHHFWRYCGHLYGLDEDLLTNTLEQESQLHQTLSQRQETVDKAHQLLAKNTLQCIASHGLVKLPADLILACSRLCLSPARADELGLPQNRGWRRTTHFYRTANRSATFLHYRIPGMSLVNSRLNRYVSQNIVLPRPPLEHKPPFKK, from the coding sequence ATGAGAAGATTATCCGCTACCGGCGATGCCCTGGCCGATGCGGTTGCGATGCGAATCGATCGCCGACGACCTTCTCGCATGATGGATGAAGTTCACTACCTTGCAAAAACCGAAATCGGCGTTTATCAGGAGCTGATTGACCATCTGTGGAGCATTCCGGATTGGGTGGACTGGCAATTAATCGATCGCGCCCAGAAGCTGCAAAACGTGTTCAATCATGCCCGAACCCTGGCCATATTGACCGGCAGTTTGATCGAAGGCTATTGCCAGAACCGCGCTTCCGTCGCCCTGGTGACCAGTGGCCACCTGAATCAGGAGGTGGTGCGTCGGGTATACGAAACCAATCAGCTTATTCACAGCACAACCCAGGCTGGTTGCTTACAACCGGGAGCCAGCGGGCACCGGGCGTTAGCGGAAATACGTTTGTCTAACGCGCTAATGCGCAAAAGCCTGGTGACACGGGATTGGTATGGACGCCATAAAAGTCCACCTTTAAGCCAGCTCGATATGGCCTATGACATACTGGAATTCAGTCATATAGCCAAGATTGGCATGCAACGACTGGGGATTGAATTCGACGCCCATGATCAACAGGCGATACATCATTTCTGGCGCTACTGCGGTCATTTATATGGACTGGATGAGGACCTGCTTACCAACACCCTGGAACAAGAATCGCAACTGCATCAGACCCTAAGCCAACGACAAGAGACCGTCGACAAGGCACACCAGCTTTTGGCGAAAAATACCCTGCAATGCATTGCCAGTCACGGACTTGTGAAACTGCCGGCCGACCTGATCCTGGCGTGCAGCCGCCTTTGCCTGAGCCCGGCACGGGCCGATGAACTGGGTCTGCCCCAGAATAGAGGATGGCGCCGAACCACTCATTTTTATAGGACGGCCAATCGCAGTGCCACTTTTTTGCATTATAGGATTCCGGGAATGAGCCTGGTCAATAGCCGCCTGAACCGGTACGTTTCGCAAAATATCGTGTTGCCCAGACCGCCTTTGGAGCACAAGCCTCCGTTTAAAAAATAG
- the hrpB gene encoding ATP-dependent helicase HrpB has product MQTPSPLPIDQVIDPLLQSALMNQTLVVQAPPGAGKTTRIPLVLQDQPWIDGKIILIQPRRLAVLGAASRLAFNLSEPIGERVGLRTRFDNQVGANCKIEVMTDGIFLNQIQNDAELAGVSMVIFDEFHERSVNMDLGLAFALETQAAFRDRNHPLRLLVMSATLNGDHLSQWLEAPLIQSRGRSYEVTTHYRPLPGNLFIEQHITNLIMTSLQHDEGSLLVFLPGMKQIRIVQQQLEARLTADNIDICPLHASLSAQQQQRAIQPDAPGRRKIVLATNVAETSVTIDGIRVVIDSGLVRAAHYDERRGMDNLMTVPISAASAEQRRGRAGRTQPGVCYRVWSETEHQSKKPYTDAEIAVSDLAPVALQLAAWGNSDAKDLKLLDPPDAQQLQRAQEFLAQLGILNNNSTGANKTLTNLGTQVARLGLPPRIGCLVWQHRHSELKNATVNCAAILSEGDPLRLERDQQQADILLRLDALAADSRAAHATRQGSNKGTFRRLHALQRQLLNRLRHSPGDKDSATIKSSELAAALAHSFPDRIAQQRQPNSSRYLMSNGKGVQLTPQDPLRQHPYLVVMDCDGPSREPTIRLACAISLNTLTQALNDQIETEPVVYWDYEKKAVVAETQTRLGALALKQTPLSQPWPEAAQQIMLNVILENDLNDLPWSDDALRLLSRLRWLQQHNPAATGGWHDFSAQGLKDSAESWLRPFLTSVYRIAELKSFPLLSALNCLLNHEQKKLLDLQAPEFWTLPTGNSKKVDYPAGKAPVIRARMTEFYGLSQHPTLADGTAITLELLSPAQRPLQITQDIVGFWQGSYQAVAKEMRGRYPKHFWPEDPLTAAPTARTKKGMTRNDENT; this is encoded by the coding sequence ATGCAAACACCCAGCCCACTACCCATTGACCAGGTCATTGACCCGCTGCTGCAATCGGCACTTATGAACCAAACCCTGGTGGTTCAGGCTCCACCCGGCGCCGGGAAAACCACCCGGATACCCTTGGTGCTTCAGGATCAGCCCTGGATCGATGGCAAGATTATTCTGATCCAACCCCGCCGACTGGCAGTGTTGGGTGCGGCCAGCCGATTGGCGTTCAATCTGTCTGAGCCCATAGGCGAACGCGTGGGTTTGCGCACTCGGTTTGATAACCAGGTTGGAGCCAACTGCAAAATTGAAGTCATGACCGACGGTATTTTTTTGAATCAGATTCAAAACGATGCCGAACTCGCCGGGGTATCGATGGTCATCTTCGATGAATTTCACGAGCGCTCGGTCAATATGGATCTGGGTCTGGCGTTTGCGTTGGAAACCCAAGCGGCGTTTCGAGATCGCAACCACCCCCTGCGTTTACTGGTGATGTCTGCCACCCTAAATGGCGACCATTTATCACAATGGTTAGAAGCGCCGTTGATTCAATCCCGGGGCCGAAGTTACGAAGTAACAACCCATTACCGTCCCTTGCCTGGCAATTTGTTTATCGAGCAACACATTACCAATCTGATCATGACCTCGTTGCAACACGACGAAGGCAGTCTGCTGGTGTTTTTGCCGGGGATGAAACAGATACGGATCGTGCAACAACAACTGGAAGCGCGGCTGACTGCAGACAACATCGATATTTGCCCGCTCCATGCCAGCTTGTCCGCACAGCAGCAGCAGCGGGCGATCCAGCCGGATGCCCCAGGTCGTCGCAAAATCGTGCTCGCCACCAACGTTGCCGAAACCAGCGTCACCATCGACGGTATCCGCGTGGTGATTGACAGTGGACTGGTGCGGGCCGCCCATTACGATGAACGCCGGGGTATGGACAATTTAATGACGGTGCCCATCTCCGCCGCTTCCGCTGAACAACGTCGTGGACGGGCAGGAAGAACCCAACCCGGTGTTTGCTACCGGGTGTGGAGCGAAACCGAACACCAAAGTAAAAAGCCCTATACCGATGCCGAAATCGCGGTGAGCGATCTGGCGCCGGTCGCGTTGCAACTGGCGGCCTGGGGTAACAGTGACGCCAAGGATCTCAAGCTGTTAGACCCGCCGGATGCGCAACAGCTACAACGGGCCCAGGAATTTTTAGCGCAACTGGGGATACTGAACAATAACAGCACCGGTGCGAATAAAACCCTGACCAACCTGGGTACGCAGGTAGCCCGGCTGGGATTACCACCCCGTATTGGTTGCCTGGTCTGGCAGCACCGCCACAGCGAGTTAAAAAATGCCACCGTGAACTGCGCCGCTATTTTATCTGAGGGCGACCCGTTACGCCTGGAGCGGGATCAACAGCAAGCGGATATTCTGCTACGACTGGATGCATTAGCAGCAGATTCCCGCGCGGCTCATGCAACCCGCCAGGGATCGAATAAGGGTACATTCCGACGGCTGCATGCCTTACAACGCCAGCTCTTAAACCGGCTACGTCACTCACCAGGGGACAAGGACAGCGCCACCATTAAATCCTCGGAGCTCGCCGCCGCTCTGGCGCACTCTTTTCCGGACCGGATCGCACAACAACGTCAACCGAACTCTTCCCGCTATTTAATGAGCAATGGTAAAGGCGTGCAGCTGACGCCCCAGGACCCGCTACGCCAGCACCCCTATCTGGTGGTGATGGACTGCGACGGCCCCAGCCGGGAACCCACCATTCGTCTAGCCTGCGCCATTAGCCTGAACACGTTGACCCAGGCGCTTAACGATCAGATCGAAACGGAACCCGTCGTCTACTGGGATTATGAAAAAAAAGCGGTAGTGGCTGAAACTCAAACCCGCTTGGGGGCATTAGCTTTAAAACAAACGCCGCTGAGTCAGCCGTGGCCGGAGGCAGCGCAGCAGATAATGCTTAACGTTATTCTGGAAAACGATTTGAATGATCTGCCCTGGAGCGATGACGCGCTCCGTCTGTTGTCGCGTCTGCGCTGGCTTCAACAACACAACCCGGCTGCAACCGGGGGATGGCACGATTTTTCCGCGCAAGGTTTAAAAGACAGCGCGGAAAGCTGGTTGCGGCCTTTTTTAACCAGCGTCTACCGCATAGCCGAGCTGAAATCATTCCCGTTGCTGTCCGCCCTCAACTGCCTTTTGAATCACGAGCAAAAGAAATTGCTCGATCTACAGGCCCCGGAATTCTGGACCCTACCCACAGGCAATTCGAAAAAAGTGGATTACCCGGCTGGCAAAGCACCGGTAATACGAGCCAGAATGACCGAGTTTTACGGGCTCAGTCAGCACCCCACCCTGGCCGACGGTACTGCGATTACCCTGGAGCTGTTGTCGCCTGCACAGCGCCCCCTGCAAATCACCCAGGACATCGTGGGATTCTGGCAAGGCAGTTATCAGGCGGTTGCCAAGGAAATGCGAGGCCGTTACCCAAAGCACTTTTGGCCGGAAGATCCCTTGACCGCCGCCCCCACCGCCAGAACCAAAAAAGGCATGACCCGCAACGATGAAAATACCTGA
- the arfB gene encoding alternative ribosome rescue aminoacyl-tRNA hydrolase ArfB, whose protein sequence is MLEISSNLSLEDDEIELLAIRSQGAGGQNVNKVSSAIHLRFDINASSLPEVYRQRLLDLNDRRISKEGVVVIKAQQFRTQEKNRNDALERLRDLIKSIMVVQKARRPTKATKSSQRKRVDSKVKHGRLKQLRGRVDE, encoded by the coding sequence GTGTTAGAAATCTCCTCCAATCTTAGTCTCGAAGATGACGAAATTGAATTGCTGGCCATCCGCTCACAAGGTGCAGGGGGGCAGAATGTAAATAAGGTATCCTCAGCCATTCATCTGCGCTTCGATATTAATGCCTCTTCGTTGCCGGAAGTGTACCGGCAGCGATTGTTGGATCTGAATGATCGCCGCATCAGTAAGGAGGGTGTTGTGGTGATTAAAGCACAGCAATTCCGCACCCAGGAAAAAAACAGAAACGATGCACTGGAGCGCCTGCGGGATTTGATCAAAAGTATAATGGTGGTGCAGAAAGCCAGGCGGCCGACCAAAGCCACCAAAAGTTCCCAGCGCAAACGGGTTGATAGCAAGGTCAAACATGGCCGCCTGAAACAATTACGCGGCCGAGTGGATGAATAG
- the blaOXA gene encoding class D beta-lactamase, with protein MKRIAIGIIVCLATLQVHAMEWTSNLDITALFQKHSVNGTFVVYDVTAGKLTGHNERRAAQRFIPASTFKIPNTLIGLTVGSVNSVDEVLPYGGKPQPYKTWEKDMSLRDAIVISNVPVYQELARRTGLERMQQNVIKLGYGNQDIGAAVETFWLKGPLKISAIEQVQFLAALAKNQLPVAAEFQQATSEILLIEQDDHHKLYGKTGWQNAPNEGVGWWVGWVQKDDRHYAFALNMQMQQESDAPIRIEIGKAALKALGIL; from the coding sequence ATGAAACGAATTGCTATAGGCATAATCGTTTGTCTGGCGACGCTCCAGGTGCATGCAATGGAATGGACATCGAACCTGGACATTACCGCTTTATTCCAGAAACACAGTGTGAACGGTACCTTTGTGGTTTACGACGTTACTGCCGGCAAACTCACCGGCCATAATGAGCGCCGCGCTGCGCAACGCTTTATTCCGGCTTCCACTTTTAAAATTCCCAATACACTCATCGGACTGACCGTGGGTTCGGTCAATAGCGTCGATGAAGTACTGCCCTATGGCGGCAAACCGCAGCCCTATAAAACATGGGAAAAAGATATGTCGCTACGGGATGCGATTGTCATTTCCAATGTGCCGGTTTATCAGGAGCTTGCACGCAGGACCGGATTGGAACGTATGCAGCAGAACGTGATTAAACTGGGCTACGGTAACCAGGATATCGGTGCTGCCGTAGAAACCTTTTGGTTGAAAGGCCCGCTGAAAATAAGTGCGATAGAACAGGTGCAATTTTTGGCTGCGTTGGCCAAAAACCAATTGCCGGTTGCCGCAGAATTTCAGCAGGCCACCAGTGAAATCCTGCTGATTGAACAGGATGATCATCACAAATTGTACGGTAAGACCGGTTGGCAAAATGCCCCGAATGAAGGCGTTGGCTGGTGGGTGGGTTGGGTGCAAAAAGACGATCGGCATTACGCATTTGCACTGAATATGCAGATGCAACAGGAATCCGATGCGCCCATCAGGATCGAAATCGGTAAAGCCGCCTTAAAAGCTCTCGGGATACTGTAA